The following nucleotide sequence is from Aspergillus nidulans FGSC A4 chromosome I.
GACGCCGGTATTCTCTGTCGTCTCTACTACTGCCATCTTCGCTCTGGAAACTCCCTCCACCGTTTTTCTCACCGTCTAGAGACATGCCGAACCATCGCAGTTACCCATGTTGACCTGGGCTACAGTGGCGTTCGCTGGTGCCTTGCCTACACATACAGCAATAATTACCGCAATTGTTCGAATATCTTACATCTTGCCCTTTCTACCGGGAAAATGCCTTAAATCTTGGAGCGTAAGTCCAAGACTGTGGAGCATTGCCGTGCGAAAACGCTGATTTCGATGATATGCAAAGTTTACTTGATAAGACCAGAAGTCGCTTCTTGAACTTTCGTATCAACTCATCCTAATCACACTTGGCACATGTGAAATACGCTACGTCGCATTCCCAAGGTCATGTCTTCCTCTCCGGAGAGAGATAGGGAAGGAATCTTGGATTCCACCTCAGCTTCACTAAACGAGTTAATAAACAAGAAGCGCTCCAATTCCGAAGCAACAGAATATCCTCGAAGGCGCGCAACCATCGCTGTAAGTCCTCGCAACCCTGCAACTTTTCCATTCTTCTTGTCTGTCCATCCGATCTGCGCTGGATTTCTCGGCTTCCTCATTCTGCTCTCACTGCCTCGGGACAAAAAGGGTTGGCTTCGGAGCACTGTTGACCACAAATTATAAGCACAATAGTGTCAAATCTGTCGTCTACGAAAGACGAGGTGCAACGGAGCTCGTCCAAAGTGCCAGCTCTGCACTGACCTTGATGCAGAATGCGTCTACCGAGAACCTGGGATCAAGCTGGATGCTGGGGACAAATTGATCATTGAAAGACTTGCAAGAATTGAAGGGCTCTTACAAACCAGCTTAGCAGCACAAAACTCACAGCTTACGTTGTCTTCGACTTCTCCCGCAACCAGTAACGGAACCAACGTTGGGAGCGACGACACGGTTGCGAAAGCGTCAACTCATCTGGCGGTAACCGGGAGAACTACTTCCATTGTAGGACTCGCCTCATGGGCGAACCCGCCGACAAGCATATCGACCATGCCGAGAGTACACACCACGCCTGCATTGAACCTTTTGAAATGGCCCCTGATCCGGGACTTAGTGGCTCGACCATATGATTCCCAGACCCTTTTGCAGTTGGAAATGGCTCGCGAACCGCTGAAAATGACACCTCCTATGGCCGTAGATCTATCTTGTGCGCCGCTTTATATCAGAACCTTCTTTGAGAAAGTCAACGTCTGGTACGCCTGTGTTAATCCATACACCTGGTCAAAATACTATGACGCCGCTGTATCCCTCAGCTTTCGAGAGGGTCCAGAGAGCTGTGTTGTTCTCTTGGTTCTAGCTCTTGGTTGCGCCGCTCAATGCGGCAGTATTGCTTTAATATCAACCGACAGAGATCCTCCTGGCGTGCCGTATTTTATAGCGGCCTGGAATCTTCTACCATCAGTCATGATGCGTAATTCAGTCGTCGCCGCCCAATGTATCATCCTGGCCGCTGCTTACTTGTTCTACCTGGTTCGACCACTCGAGGCCTGGACACTACTTTCGAATGCCAGCATGAAGCTACAACTATTATTCGGCAACCCGTCTCGTGTGCCTGTCCAGTGGAGAGAGCTGAGTGTTAGAGTGTACTGGAACGCCCTACTGTACGAAAGTGATTTGTTGGCCGAATTGGATTTACCGCACTCTGGAATCGTGAATTTTGAAGAGCTGGTAGATCTTCCGGGCGGGTTTGATGagatcgaagatgatgaagacgaagacgacggcgATACTGGCAACAAACTGGTCAGTCCCATTGGTTGCGACGAACTCTGGTATTTTCTAGCCGAGATCGCCCTTAGAAGGCTACTCAATCGAGTCAGTCATATGCTCTATCAGAAAGACAACAGCCTGACACTGGCTTCTCTAGCGCCAATCGTCTCAGAGTTGGATTTTCAGCTGTCCCAATGGTATGAAGGCCTACCTCAGCCCGTCAGATTTCCTCTGTCCCACGCTCCTATATCACATCCAGTGCAGACTGTCCTCCGACTAAGATACTTTGCCTGCCGGACGATCATCTACCGACCGTACATCCTGGCTGTCTTCGAGAACGAGCAAGCTTCAGGGGATTCGTGGGTGAGGGAATGTTGCCGGCGTTGCTTGGAGGCTACGCTTTATCAGCTGGAAAGCGTAACCACCCATCGTGAGGGTCATCTCCCGTATTTGTGGCAGGGCGCTCTATCAATGGTCTCGCAGTCACTTCTAATCATGGGCGCAACTATGTCCCCTGCGCTCTCAAGTCTACTCCCCCCTACTTTGCGCGTGGACGAAATTATATCCAGCGTTATAGTGGAGGTCGACAGGTATGCGCATCTTGCGCCAAGTCTCAAGCTATCCTCAGAAATCCTCCGTGACGCCGAAAGGCGGCGTCAGATTTGTCTCAGATCCTCGGGAAGCAGAGTATAAAAAAATGATTTTGGACGTAGGAATCAACTCCGGAGCGTGACCGTTCCGCCAGATGCTAAATTCCCTCCCTATAGACATTCTATATCATTACAATCCGGCGTGTCTAAGCTGTAGCCCTGTTGTCAAAAGGGATGCTGTGCGGCTATCTGATGTAGCAGCCTTTTACGTATTCGTGGAATCCTTTTAGGTAAATCAGAAGTATTACTCGCAAGCTGCAGCGAAACATCCACGATTTCAGTTCATATATCAACAGAAGTAAACATGATAGTCACTTGCATACAGGTACATGGCATTATATACAGGCGAAATAACCTTAGCCCGCAAATATATCTCCATAAGCATGGCACGACATGGTGTTGTCATTATATAAGCTAAATAACGCCGACCAATGGGAAAAGAACGGTTACAAGGGGTATAGCTAAGAATGTCGCACTCAGGTTGAAAGTAGAATATGTTATAAGAGAAACCAACGCTGCGCTTGTTAGAGGAGGACCCACTCACTTCCCCTCTTAATGAACTTGTCAAGCATTATCCCAATGTCATTAAGAGCGAATCGGCATATGTAAAAACCGAAGAATTCGGCGGCATGGCGAGTGCTAAGCTCTAGCCCGACAAGTGTTTGAGAGGAATGTTTCAAGCCTGGATCTTCGACTTGTTGAGCAATTTGGTCTGGCAGGCAAAACGAAGTCAGCAAAGTAAAAAATCAATGCATTTCTTGTTTACTCACCCAGTACCTGAGCAGCATCGCAAAGCCGAGCTAGTGCGCTCATATAGTTTGCGTGAGGCCCATCAAACTGCACCTGCGCTATATTCCGATTGGAATGCTGAGCATTTGGTATTGGGGTCATTGGAAGTGAGCTTATTGTCAGATGGTCTTTACTTGCTTCCTTTGAGCTGGACAGTGCGGTTGCACCGAACCCGGAATTCTTGGACCGTAGCtttctccaggaactcaaGTATGATTTGCTTGGGCCATTTGACATTTTTGAAGGCATTGCATCCGCAGTGGCGGGATCGTCAAGCATTGGCGCAGCTTTGAAAAGAGGCATAGCCCCCTGGACACCTACTTCATTGCCGACCTTCTTAGATAGTGACATTTGCACCTGATCAAGCACACTCTCAAATGCTTGCATCTCTTCCAAAACAGCATCAGCGTCATAAGTATCCACCTTGGATAATTTGAGCAACGCTGCAGTTAGCAGATCACAATTAGAGATTTTTTCTTCGACTGCTTTGATTTTAACATTTTTCACGCGCCAGACCTCTCGAGGAACGAATAACTTTGTTGACAAGTAACCGCCGCGAGGGTGGGCAATTGTTTGATAGATGCACCGCATGAGCCAAAAGGGACGCAAAAGAAACGATTCGGGACAGGGCTCGAGCGGCAGAGGCGCGTTTGGGTCGAGCGCAGTAGAAAAGCCAGGACTGGCTGGCGAATGAATATAGTTGTCGAATAGATAGAGGCCATCACTTGAAAGCCCGCTCGGCGCGAAGTTGACAGCGCTTGGTGTAGGTAAAGCGTTCATCGAAGCCGCCGCAATTCCCTTCTGAAGATCCAACGTGGGAAATGCATTCATTGAGGGTGTGGCCGGTGAGTCTGTAAAGATATCTGGGTTCGGTACTGATACGTTTCTTGACCGGAATGGCAATACACTCGGATGCGGCCTGCCCAAGTTATCGGGTGCTGATGGCACCTTGCCAATCGGTGGACGTGACGGTGAGAGCATTTTGGGAGCTCCAGTGGTATtatcttcctccattgcAGTCGTTTCCCTAGCAAGCTTCAGGTTCGGCGACATATCTTCACTAACGGAACTAATAGACACGTTCCGCTCGGATTGATGCACAGTAGAGGCCGATGTGGTAGTTTCAGCTCTGCCGTTAGGGAGACTCGCATCTTTCTCCGGAAGGATTGGTACTTGGGTTGTTTGTATATCCATAGATTGGGCAAGCTCCGCGTTGACCAATCCAGATCCAGACCTTGAACGAGCACTTGTCTCAATCTTTAGTTCAGCCGTGTTCTGTCCCGACATTCTTCGGGCACGTACACCTTGCAAAGGTGTTGACTTAGAAGTCGGTTGTGCCAGAGCAGGGCCAAGGCCGAGTTCTACTTGTTGAGTCGAGTTCGTTTCGATAGGAAGTGTGTCGTCCTCCACAAGAGGCGATAAGGAAGTCCCTCCTGTTGTGGGGTTGTATTTGACTGATTTCTCCCAGGTTCTTTGGGAAAAGCCGCTTAAAGCAGATTGGCGGGGAAGTGCCGATTTTGATTGTAGATCAAACTCGAAGTCATCCATGACATAGCCCCTAGTCATTTCCTCTAGCAAacgttcctcttcttctgcttcctcatCAAAATAGTCTAGTCCGGTATCATTCACATTATCCAATGAGTCCTGTTCTTGCGCACGGCGCAGCTCACTTCCCCGTGTCATCGCCACCTCGGCTTCTCGCTCGGCCTCCCGCACCTTTTGTTTCGCGATCTCAACATTTCGGCGCGCATTGGCAAatacatcatcatcaagtatttcttcttcttgcgcttcgGACCCACTTGCTGGCTCAAACCCTTCGTCATAAGCAGCTTCCACGGCTGCATCAAGGGCGGCATCAAATTCAGCTTCTGTACCTTGACTAAGGCTTGTGCTTCTCCTGCGACGCAGATACACGGATGATGCATTCGAACGCAatgatggagatgaagaggCACCAGATTCGTCAATAGTATCTAACCACGAGGTGGACTCATTCGGATCCCGGGCTTGGGCG
It contains:
- a CDS encoding uncharacterized protein (transcript_id=CADANIAT00007240); its protein translation is MDDDNIHEGLGSLNRWSHSTTSSSLSPNYVSHRRQESAPRLFATDNHLSYKKMLSLENSPQAHLLKKTDDATGKDEPFIRHHNSQSSTEKSHMDIPLSDRTELTTVSKSTAHNTGAFSLQPEPPYLESISAQHEPRTHSRSPEKGVLERTHGGFASQITTRPHSQNDKRRQGPSQKAMLSKALQKANTAVLLDNAANFEGAMEAYNDACQLLQLVMLRSNGGEDEKLKLQEIRDTYMIRVTELQRMDFPFRDVDSKALPERPLSQESYGDYIQSVPEDAYSLSNQDPRFMDKEPLGERDTASEGSRTFVQSHIPPRRQSLLPSALDDDIYNRAFSSTAQNQTDISRPVIQGAPVAHRRVHSGTNPANSDDPLPRENQHPLHSRLSELSILSAQARDPNESTSWLDTIDESGASSSPSLRSNASSVYLRRRRSTSLSQGTEAEFDAALDAAVEAAYDEGFEPASGSEAQEEEILDDDVFANARRNVEIAKQKVREAEREAEVAMTRGSELRRAQEQDSLDNVNDTGLDYFDEEAEEEERLLEEMTRGYVMDDFEFDLQSKSALPRQSALSGFSQRTWEKSVKYNPTTGGTSLSPLVEDDTLPIETNSTQQVELGLGPALAQPTSKSTPLQGVRARRMSGQNTAELKIETSARSRSGSGLVNAELAQSMDIQTTQVPILPEKDASLPNGRAETTTSASTVHQSERNVSISSVSEDMSPNLKLARETTAMEEDNTTGAPKMLSPSRPPIGKVPSAPDNLGRPHPSVLPFRSRNVSVPNPDIFTDSPATPSMNAFPTLDLQKGIAAASMNALPTPSAVNFAPSGLSSDGLYLFDNYIHSPASPGFSTALDPNAPLPLEPCPESFLLRPFWLMRCIYQTIAHPRGGYLSTKLFVPREVWRVKNVKIKAVEEKISNCDLLTAALLKLSKVDTYDADAVLEEMQAFESVLDQVQMSLSKKVGNEVGVQGAMPLFKAAPMLDDPATADAMPSKMSNGPSKSYLSSWRKLRSKNSGFGATALSSSKEASKDHLTISSLPMTPIPNAQHSNRNIAQVQFDGPHANYMSALARLCDAAQVLDQIAQQVEDPGLKHSSQTLVGLELSTRHAAEFFGFYICRFALNDIGIMLDKFIKRGSEWVLL
- a CDS encoding protein clrA (transcript_id=CADANIAT00007239), encoding MSSSPERDREGILDSTSASLNELINKKRSNSEATEYPRRRATIACQICRLRKTRCNGARPKCQLCTDLDAECVYREPGIKLDAGDKLIIERLARIEGLLQTSLAAQNSQLTLSSTSPATSNGTNVGSDDTVAKASTHLAVTGRTTSIVGLASWANPPTSISTMPRVHTTPALNLLKWPLIRDLVARPYDSQTLLQLEMAREPLKMTPPMAVDLSCAPLYIRTFFEKVNVWYACVNPYTWSKYYDAAVSLSFREGPESCVVLLVLALGCAAQCGSIALISTDRDPPGVPYFIAAWNLLPSVMMRNSVVAAQCIILAAAYLFYLVRPLEAWTLLSNASMKLQLLFGNPSRVPVQWRELSVRVYWNALLYESDLLAELDLPHSGIVNFEELVDLPGGFDEIEDDEDEDDGDTGNKLVSPIGCDELWYFLAEIALRRLLNRVSHMLYQKDNSLTLASLAPIVSELDFQLSQWYEGLPQPVRFPLSHAPISHPVQTVLRLRYFACRTIIYRPYILAVFENEQASGDSWVRECCRRCLEATLYQLESVTTHREGHLPYLWQGALSMVSQSLLIMGATMSPALSSLLPPTLRVDEIISSVIVEVDRYAHLAPSLKLSSEILRDAERRRQICLRSSGSRV